Proteins from a genomic interval of Pseudomonas versuta:
- a CDS encoding glucose/quinate/shikimate family membrane-bound PQQ-dependent dehydrogenase: MINSQPSAPASRWPVWVAALGVLVFGLLFVAGGGYLATLGGSLYFLLAGLGMIAASVLMFKQRLWGAWLFAAVMVASIVWALLDAGWVFWPLVSRLFALAVLSLVVALAYPSLRKANGLGGNGGYALGAVLAVAIAGGFWGMFLPHASVSPTGDGPGLTKVDPANAQKDWAHYGNDEGGSRFAALDQINRSNVSKLVPAWTYHTGDVAISDGNGAEDQMTPLQVGDKVFICTPHNNLIALDADTGKELWKNNINAKSAVWQRCRGLAYFDATAPVALPTDGSTPAMPVTVAPGAACQRRLLTNTIDARLIAVDADTGKLCQDFGTNGQVDLKAGLGNVPDSFYQLSSAPLMAGTTVVVGGRVADNVQTDMPGGVIRGFDVVTGAMRWAFDPGNPQDKQAPANGQTYVRSTPNSWAPMSYDPLMNTIFLPMGSSSTDIYGVERTALNHKYGASVLALNATTGDEKWVYQTVHNDLWDFDLPMQPSLIDFAKPDGSMVPALVIGTKAGQIFVLDRHTGQPLTKVEEVPVKASNIPNEPYSLTQPKSVGMPQIGAQKLTESDMWGATPFDQMLCRISFKKMRYDGLFTAPGTDVSLSFPGSLGGMNWGGLSTDPVHGFIFVNDMRLGLWIQMVPQPKEAVANAGGEALNTGMGAVPLKGTPYAVNKNRFLSIAGIPCQAPPFGTLTAIDMKTQKIAWQVPVGTVQDTGPLGVKMHLPLPIGMPTLGGTLSTQGGLIFIAGTQDYYLRAFNSANGEEAWKARLPVGSQGGPMTFVSPKTGKQYVVITASGARQSADRGDYVIAYALPDKE, from the coding sequence ATGATTAACTCTCAACCTTCGGCTCCCGCAAGCCGCTGGCCCGTTTGGGTCGCAGCACTTGGCGTGCTGGTTTTCGGATTGCTTTTTGTAGCTGGCGGCGGCTATCTCGCTACCCTTGGCGGCAGCCTGTACTTCCTGCTGGCCGGTCTCGGAATGATTGCCGCGTCGGTATTAATGTTCAAACAACGCCTTTGGGGTGCATGGCTGTTCGCCGCCGTGATGGTTGCGTCAATCGTCTGGGCTCTGCTGGATGCAGGATGGGTGTTCTGGCCGCTGGTTTCGCGACTGTTTGCCCTGGCCGTGCTGAGCCTGGTGGTGGCGCTGGCTTATCCTTCACTGCGCAAAGCCAACGGCCTTGGCGGTAACGGTGGTTATGCACTGGGCGCGGTACTGGCAGTGGCCATCGCTGGCGGTTTCTGGGGGATGTTCCTGCCACATGCCTCAGTATCCCCAACCGGTGACGGGCCCGGCCTGACCAAGGTCGACCCGGCCAACGCGCAGAAAGACTGGGCACACTACGGGAATGACGAAGGTGGCAGCCGCTTTGCCGCACTGGATCAGATCAACCGCAGCAACGTTTCCAAGCTGGTGCCTGCCTGGACTTACCACACTGGCGACGTTGCGATCAGCGACGGCAATGGCGCAGAAGACCAGATGACCCCGCTGCAAGTGGGCGACAAGGTGTTTATCTGCACCCCGCACAACAACCTCATCGCTCTGGATGCCGACACCGGCAAAGAGCTGTGGAAGAACAACATCAATGCCAAGTCGGCTGTCTGGCAGCGTTGCCGTGGCCTGGCTTACTTTGATGCCACCGCCCCGGTTGCCCTGCCTACTGATGGCAGCACCCCTGCCATGCCCGTGACCGTTGCCCCCGGCGCTGCCTGCCAGCGTCGCCTGCTGACCAACACCATCGATGCGCGCCTGATTGCTGTGGATGCGGACACCGGCAAGCTCTGTCAGGACTTCGGCACCAATGGCCAGGTTGATCTCAAAGCCGGCCTGGGCAATGTGCCCGACTCCTTTTATCAGCTGTCGTCGGCGCCATTGATGGCGGGCACCACAGTCGTGGTTGGCGGCCGGGTAGCCGATAACGTGCAGACCGACATGCCTGGCGGTGTGATCCGTGGTTTTGACGTGGTAACCGGCGCCATGCGCTGGGCGTTCGACCCCGGCAACCCGCAAGACAAACAAGCTCCGGCAAACGGTCAGACTTACGTTCGCAGCACGCCCAACAGCTGGGCGCCCATGTCTTATGACCCGCTGATGAACACCATCTTCTTGCCAATGGGCAGCTCGTCCACCGATATCTATGGTGTGGAGCGCACGGCACTGAATCACAAGTACGGCGCTTCGGTGCTGGCTCTGAACGCTACTACTGGCGATGAAAAGTGGGTCTACCAGACCGTTCACAACGACCTGTGGGATTTTGACCTGCCAATGCAGCCAAGCCTGATCGACTTTGCCAAGCCTGACGGCAGCATGGTCCCGGCGCTGGTGATCGGCACCAAGGCCGGGCAGATTTTTGTCCTGGACCGTCATACTGGCCAGCCGCTGACCAAAGTTGAAGAAGTGCCGGTCAAGGCTTCCAACATTCCGAACGAACCTTATTCGCTGACCCAGCCAAAATCGGTGGGCATGCCACAAATTGGCGCGCAAAAACTGACTGAGTCGGACATGTGGGGCGCAACCCCGTTCGATCAGATGCTGTGCCGTATCTCGTTCAAGAAAATGCGCTACGACGGCCTGTTTACCGCACCCGGCACCGATGTGTCGCTGAGCTTCCCGGGATCACTGGGCGGCATGAACTGGGGAGGTCTGTCGACTGACCCGGTGCACGGCTTTATCTTCGTCAACGACATGCGCCTGGGGCTGTGGATCCAGATGGTGCCCCAGCCAAAAGAAGCGGTAGCCAACGCCGGCGGTGAAGCACTGAACACCGGCATGGGCGCAGTACCGCTCAAAGGCACTCCGTATGCCGTGAACAAGAACCGCTTCCTGTCCATAGCCGGTATCCCGTGCCAGGCTCCGCCTTTCGGCACCCTGACTGCCATCGACATGAAGACCCAGAAAATTGCCTGGCAAGTACCGGTCGGTACGGTTCAGGACACCGGTCCGCTGGGTGTCAAGATGCACCTGCCACTGCCAATTGGCATGCCGACCCTGGGCGGTACGCTGTCCACCCAAGGCGGTCTGATTTTCATCGCCGGCACTCAGGACTATTACCTGCGTGCGTTCAATTCGGCCAATGGTGAAGAAGCCTGGAAAGCTCGCTTGCCAGTCGGCAGCCAGGGCGGCCCGATGACTTTCGTTTCGCCGAAAACCGGCAAGCAGTATGTCGTGATCACCGCCAGCGGTGCTCGCCAGTCAGCCGACCGCGGTGACTACGTGATCGCCTACGCGCTGCCTGACAAAGAGTAA
- a CDS encoding TerC family protein, producing the protein MEWIADPTAWLGLLTLIVLELVLGIDNLVFIAILADKLPPEQRDRARVIGLTLALLMRMGLLASISWMVTLTEPLFEVFEKSFSGRDLIMLFGGLFLLFKATMELHERLEGHVAERASNAVYAMFWPIVAQIVVLDAVFSLDAVITAVGMVEHLSVMMIAVVISIGLMIIASKPLTRFVNSHPTVIMLCLGFLMMIGFSLTAEGLGFHIPKGYLYAAIGFSILIEVFNQIARARRKRSLQGLRPMRERTAHAVMRLLGGRTLSADEVGEEIADMLEGGASEEVFHRRERIMISGVLQLAERPIRTVMTPRTEIDYIDLTDSAESIRTKLMHSSYSRMPVIRAGRIDEPLGFVHKKELLKELLAGHQPDLEAMARNTINLLDSFSILNALEQMRKESTHIAFVINEFGDFMGLLTMTDILESIAGELPDASEIEGPNIVAREDGYLVSGALNLSQIALHTGFPARATDDYQTLAGMVMSLLDRLPVIGDSLTWEGWNLTVVEVEDRRVKRVLLSKA; encoded by the coding sequence ATGGAATGGATTGCTGATCCTACGGCCTGGCTAGGCCTGCTGACCTTGATTGTGCTGGAGTTGGTGCTGGGCATCGACAACCTGGTGTTCATTGCCATATTGGCGGACAAACTGCCGCCCGAGCAGCGCGACCGTGCCCGGGTTATCGGTCTGACCCTGGCGCTATTAATGCGAATGGGCCTGCTGGCAAGCATCTCGTGGATGGTGACGCTGACCGAGCCTCTGTTCGAGGTGTTTGAAAAATCCTTTTCGGGCCGCGACCTGATCATGCTGTTTGGTGGTCTGTTCCTGCTGTTCAAGGCCACCATGGAACTGCACGAACGGCTTGAGGGGCATGTGGCAGAACGCGCATCCAACGCTGTCTATGCCATGTTCTGGCCAATCGTTGCGCAAATTGTGGTGCTGGACGCGGTGTTCTCGCTGGATGCGGTGATCACTGCAGTGGGCATGGTCGAGCATCTGTCCGTGATGATGATCGCGGTGGTGATCTCCATTGGCCTGATGATCATTGCCAGCAAGCCGCTGACCCGTTTCGTCAACAGTCACCCCACCGTGATCATGCTGTGCCTGGGCTTTTTGATGATGATCGGTTTCAGCCTTACCGCTGAAGGCCTTGGCTTCCACATTCCCAAAGGCTACCTGTACGCCGCTATCGGTTTCTCGATTTTGATCGAGGTGTTCAACCAGATTGCCCGTGCACGACGCAAACGCAGCCTGCAAGGTCTGCGTCCGATGCGTGAGCGGACCGCCCATGCCGTGATGCGGTTGTTGGGTGGGCGCACGTTGAGTGCTGATGAAGTCGGCGAGGAAATCGCTGACATGCTTGAAGGCGGTGCCAGTGAAGAGGTGTTCCATCGTCGCGAACGCATCATGATCAGTGGCGTTCTGCAACTGGCCGAGCGGCCGATTCGTACAGTCATGACCCCGCGCACCGAGATTGACTACATCGATCTCACGGACTCAGCCGAGAGCATTCGCACGAAGCTGATGCACTCGTCGTACTCCCGAATGCCGGTGATCAGGGCAGGGCGTATTGATGAACCGTTGGGCTTTGTGCACAAGAAAGAGCTGTTGAAAGAGTTGCTGGCCGGGCATCAGCCTGACCTTGAGGCCATGGCCCGCAATACCATCAACTTGCTGGACAGTTTTTCGATCCTCAATGCACTGGAACAGATGCGCAAAGAGTCCACCCACATCGCTTTTGTGATCAACGAGTTCGGTGACTTCATGGGGCTTCTGACCATGACCGATATTCTGGAGTCGATTGCGGGTGAGTTACCGGACGCCAGCGAAATCGAAGGCCCGAACATTGTGGCCCGGGAGGACGGTTATCTGGTCAGCGGTGCCTTGAATCTGAGTCAGATAGCTTTGCACACCGGTTTCCCTGCCCGGGCTACGGATGACTATCAGACACTGGCCGGAATGGTCATGAGCCTGCTGGATCGTCTGCCGGTGATTGGCGACAGCCTGACGTGGGAAGGGTGGAACCTGACAGTAGTAGAAGTTGAAGATCGACGGGTGAAAAGAGTGCTGCTTAGCAAGGCTTAA
- a CDS encoding GNAT family N-acetyltransferase — protein MNVLVRAARAEDAAAISKVIIAALRESNALDYPPEVIAQVAQNFAAPQILALMSQRQVYVAIHDQVVVGTASLDQQVIRSVFIAPEQQGKGIGKLLMARIESVAATHGLKELRVPSSITAESFYARLGFQKVRDEFHGAERTVIMLKHLTP, from the coding sequence ATGAACGTCCTGGTACGAGCTGCCCGCGCCGAAGATGCCGCTGCCATCAGCAAGGTGATTATCGCGGCACTTCGCGAGTCAAATGCCCTGGACTACCCGCCCGAGGTCATCGCGCAGGTGGCGCAAAACTTTGCTGCGCCGCAGATTTTGGCGTTAATGAGCCAGCGTCAAGTCTATGTGGCCATCCATGATCAGGTTGTGGTCGGCACTGCAAGCCTGGACCAGCAGGTGATTCGCAGTGTGTTCATCGCCCCCGAGCAGCAGGGCAAGGGAATCGGCAAGCTGCTCATGGCCAGGATCGAGTCCGTGGCCGCCACTCATGGCCTTAAAGAATTAAGGGTGCCCTCTTCGATCACCGCCGAGAGTTTTTACGCCCGCCTCGGTTTTCAAAAAGTACGCGACGAATTCCACGGTGCCGAACGCACCGTCATCATGCTCAAGCACCTGACGCCATAG
- a CDS encoding LysR substrate-binding domain-containing protein, translating into MDTISHVPSLQGLQALVAVADSGSFTLAAQALCLTQSAVSRKIQQLEGHFGVPLFARNSRNVHLTAEGEQVLGSARTILEQLRALQDRLSPQKRPFRIRMHVSLAVRWLLPKLSDFYLQHPDIALSIETVATEIVEPASDSDAYILYLPEPSSDPACLVLFDEALVPVCAPGVGPLTSVEDLGRFTLLHRSADKQAWIYWLSANGGKPLETYRHIPFNLDELALDAAARGLGVAVTDMTLAEESIQRGVLVIPFGEALKTGGNYSLCPQPLAAAHPACSRVMQWFAEQAQRAMASGA; encoded by the coding sequence ATGGATACAATTAGCCACGTACCTTCTTTACAGGGCCTGCAGGCGTTGGTTGCGGTCGCTGATTCGGGCAGTTTCACGCTCGCGGCGCAGGCACTGTGTCTGACCCAAAGTGCAGTCAGTCGAAAGATCCAGCAGCTGGAAGGGCACTTCGGTGTACCGCTGTTTGCCAGAAACAGCCGCAACGTACACTTGACCGCCGAAGGAGAGCAGGTGCTGGGCAGCGCGCGCACTATCCTTGAGCAATTGCGTGCGCTGCAAGACCGGCTCTCACCTCAAAAGCGTCCGTTCCGCATCCGAATGCACGTCTCGCTCGCTGTGCGCTGGTTGTTGCCCAAGCTCAGTGATTTCTACTTGCAACACCCGGACATTGCCCTGTCGATCGAAACCGTTGCCACCGAGATAGTGGAGCCGGCCAGCGACAGCGATGCCTATATCCTTTATCTGCCAGAGCCCTCCAGCGACCCAGCCTGCCTGGTCCTGTTCGATGAAGCGTTGGTACCGGTTTGTGCCCCGGGAGTGGGGCCGTTGACGTCAGTGGAAGACCTTGGCCGTTTTACATTGCTGCACCGTTCCGCCGACAAACAGGCATGGATCTACTGGTTATCAGCCAATGGCGGCAAGCCTCTGGAGACCTATCGTCACATCCCGTTCAACCTTGATGAGCTGGCACTTGATGCTGCGGCCCGCGGGCTGGGGGTTGCAGTGACGGACATGACCCTGGCCGAAGAATCGATCCAGCGCGGGGTGCTGGTCATCCCGTTTGGCGAGGCGTTGAAAACCGGAGGTAATTACTCGTTGTGCCCGCAACCACTGGCTGCGGCGCACCCGGCATGTTCGCGGGTCATGCAATGGTTTGCAGAGCAGGCGCAACGGGCTATGGCGTCAGGTGCTTGA
- a CDS encoding NAD(P)/FAD-dependent oxidoreductase encodes MKNQCGWIALAGTSPGRDHLKASEKADWLIIGAGITGLSAAHSLAEMHPEARIVIVDRQRAAQGASARNSGYAVTHENPGDDELIGHSGFAGFEVDSAIGRAAGEEVRKRISRHGIECEYRDSGYYFAVNDPAKLNHVEAKLKTLTAVGASAQFLEGEQLARTLGTRHYRAAIWCGNGNALLQPAKYVKGLLDALPANVTVYENTEITGLEQVKGGGIRANGTQGSIEAKQVLVCLNAFIPRAGIDNSATFPMELSASLTRPLTDQEYAAIGSVEPWGVLSTRPLGATVRLTPDRRVMIRNTAEYRTQDLSDSDLLQRRKHHALGLQRRFPGLTEHDIHYTWTGHLSATRSGQPYFAKVQDGVYAVAGCNGSGVARGTLWGRLLAEMACGANSPLLQSVMDRARPGWLPPRPFFDIGAVLRMRIEAVRAKTEI; translated from the coding sequence GTGAAAAATCAATGTGGCTGGATTGCCCTGGCTGGAACTTCCCCGGGCCGCGATCACCTCAAGGCCTCGGAAAAGGCTGACTGGCTGATTATTGGCGCCGGAATTACCGGGCTCAGTGCCGCACACTCACTGGCTGAAATGCACCCTGAGGCAAGGATTGTCATTGTTGACCGCCAGCGCGCCGCCCAGGGCGCGTCTGCACGCAATTCCGGCTACGCGGTGACTCATGAAAACCCTGGAGATGACGAACTGATCGGGCATAGCGGCTTCGCGGGATTTGAAGTCGACTCGGCAATTGGTCGCGCCGCCGGTGAAGAAGTGCGCAAGCGCATTAGCCGACATGGCATTGAGTGCGAATACCGCGACTCGGGTTACTACTTCGCGGTCAATGATCCAGCCAAACTGAACCATGTCGAAGCCAAGCTCAAAACCCTGACTGCGGTGGGCGCCTCGGCGCAGTTTCTGGAAGGCGAACAACTCGCCCGCACGCTCGGTACCCGGCACTACCGCGCGGCCATCTGGTGCGGCAATGGCAACGCCCTGCTGCAGCCGGCGAAGTATGTCAAAGGCCTGCTGGATGCACTGCCCGCCAATGTCACGGTCTATGAGAACACGGAGATCACCGGTCTGGAGCAAGTGAAAGGTGGCGGCATTCGTGCCAATGGCACGCAGGGCAGCATCGAAGCGAAACAGGTTCTGGTGTGCCTGAATGCCTTCATTCCTCGCGCCGGGATCGACAACAGCGCGACCTTCCCCATGGAACTCAGCGCGAGCCTGACACGCCCGCTGACTGACCAGGAATATGCCGCCATCGGCAGTGTCGAGCCCTGGGGCGTCCTGTCTACCCGCCCGCTTGGCGCGACCGTAAGGCTGACCCCGGATCGCCGGGTGATGATCCGCAACACCGCCGAATACCGCACCCAAGATTTGTCGGACAGCGATCTGCTGCAGCGACGCAAACACCATGCCCTGGGTTTGCAACGCCGCTTCCCGGGGCTGACCGAGCACGATATCCACTACACATGGACCGGCCACTTGAGCGCTACACGCAGCGGCCAGCCTTACTTTGCCAAAGTCCAGGACGGCGTGTATGCCGTGGCCGGGTGCAATGGTTCCGGAGTGGCACGCGGCACCCTGTGGGGCCGTTTGCTGGCCGAGATGGCTTGCGGCGCCAACTCTCCCCTGTTGCAGTCAGTGATGGACCGGGCCCGACCGGGCTGGCTGCCACCGCGCCCGTTCTTTGACATCGGCGCGGTACTTCGTATGCGCATAGAAGCGGTCAGGGCCAAAACCGAAATCTGA